One window of Gammaproteobacteria bacterium genomic DNA carries:
- the nadB gene encoding L-aspartate oxidase yields the protein MQQAQHDVLIIGSGAAGLGLALQLADDANIAILSKGAASVGSTFYAQGGIAAVQDINDSIESHVKDTLNAGAGLCNEEIVRFTVSKGPEVIKWLESQHVPFTVEGDSGHYHLTREGGHSHRRVIHATDATGKAIETSLLDQVQQHENIHLFEHHIAIDLITSDDSDKRCQGAYVLNKNLDQIEVFRAKFVILATGGASKVYLYTSNPDTSSGDGIAMAWRAGCQISNLEFIQFHPTCMYHPRAKSFLISEAVRGEGGRLLLPDGSTFMEQFDPRAELAPRDIVARAIDHEMKRLGAESLFLDISHRPRDFIIEHFPNIYAKCIEFGYDMSKEPIPIVPAAHYTCGGVKVDQHSHTDLNGLYAIGETAHTGLHGANRMASNSLLECLVFAHSAAEDIRSKLKQVEFPPPLPEWDESRVTDSDEEVVVSHNWEELRHFMWDYVGIVRSNKRLERALRRVQLLQHEIAEYYSNFRVTNDLIELRNLVQVAELIIRSAQARKESRGLHYNLDYPDVDDSQPARDTCLK from the coding sequence ATGCAACAAGCTCAACATGATGTTCTTATTATAGGCAGTGGTGCAGCCGGTCTGGGACTGGCACTGCAACTGGCTGACGATGCCAACATAGCCATTCTGTCCAAGGGCGCGGCATCCGTTGGTAGCACCTTCTATGCCCAGGGTGGCATTGCTGCCGTACAAGACATCAATGACTCGATCGAATCCCACGTCAAGGATACCCTCAATGCTGGTGCCGGACTTTGCAATGAAGAAATCGTTCGTTTCACTGTTAGCAAGGGCCCCGAGGTCATCAAATGGCTAGAATCCCAACACGTCCCCTTTACGGTTGAGGGTGACTCCGGTCATTACCACCTCACCCGTGAAGGTGGGCATAGTCACCGCAGAGTTATTCACGCCACCGATGCCACCGGAAAAGCAATAGAAACCTCACTACTCGATCAGGTACAACAACATGAAAACATTCATCTGTTCGAACACCATATTGCCATTGACTTGATCACCAGCGATGATTCAGATAAACGCTGTCAGGGGGCCTATGTGCTCAATAAAAACCTGGATCAGATTGAGGTATTTAGGGCTAAATTCGTTATTCTTGCCACCGGTGGTGCGAGCAAGGTCTATCTTTACACCAGCAACCCGGACACTTCCTCCGGTGACGGGATTGCCATGGCATGGCGCGCAGGTTGCCAAATAAGTAACCTCGAATTCATCCAGTTCCATCCTACCTGTATGTACCATCCCAGGGCCAAGTCTTTTTTAATCAGTGAAGCCGTGCGCGGTGAAGGCGGTCGACTATTGTTACCCGACGGTAGCACCTTCATGGAACAGTTTGATCCACGCGCCGAACTCGCCCCCAGGGATATTGTCGCGCGCGCCATTGACCATGAAATGAAACGCCTGGGTGCCGAATCCTTATTCCTCGATATCAGTCATCGCCCGCGTGATTTTATTATCGAACATTTCCCCAACATCTATGCCAAGTGTATTGAATTTGGCTATGACATGAGTAAGGAACCCATTCCTATTGTACCCGCCGCACACTATACCTGCGGCGGGGTCAAGGTTGATCAGCACAGTCATACCGACCTAAACGGACTCTATGCTATTGGTGAAACAGCGCATACCGGTCTGCATGGTGCCAACCGCATGGCAAGCAACTCCCTGCTGGAATGTCTGGTCTTTGCCCACTCGGCAGCCGAAGATATCCGTTCAAAACTCAAACAGGTCGAATTCCCACCGCCCCTGCCGGAATGGGATGAATCGCGCGTCACTGACTCCGATGAAGAAGTTGTCGTCAGCCATAACTGGGAAGAGTTACGCCATTTTATGTGGGATTATGTCGGTATTGTGCGCAGCAACAAGCGCCTGGAACGCGCCCTGCGTCGGGTACAATTACTGCAACATGAGATTGCCGAATATTATAGCAACTTCAGAGTCACCAACGACCTGATTGAACTGCGTAACCTGGTGCAGGTTGCCGAACTGATTATCCGTTCCGCCCAGGCGCGAAAAGAGAGTCGGGGGTTACACTACAACCTGGATTATCCTGATGTGGATGATAGCCAACCCGCCAGAGACACATGTTTGAAGTAG
- a CDS encoding DUF3883 domain-containing protein yields MDKVMETAQHVIANIRHQYGIKDNGTQAEDFAFISRGYKNAIEQLSTGLYEKEVHFILELIQNAEDNEYQNKPPDLRFVVLDEDPTHTPDSDGCLCVFNNEAGFEKKHVESICQIGESTKEKIQGYIGEKGIGFKSVFIVSAAPHIYSNGFCFQFKEKDSDIELSYIVPYWLDSRPSIVREDKANTAILLPLKPGKKTDIVTELKRIKPETILFLSKLEGLSVDIRSEATAIDLVRDKTHAPIIDLLIQQKDKEAVINRYWLHTDTVVVPDDIKEEKRRDVIDREITVAFPLDKNSHTGTIYAFLPTEVDSGFPFLINADFILTANRESIQSGRAWNIWLRDALSDLVVQGLEAVSKSQEHRKSLYGFIPLTDEVKSLKEYFTPVCKEVTTRLSTMDIVLADNGNLISPSKSRLASKEARKLFGGDSRSVAFNDFNFVDVGLEKHARRLKSIGVKSFNTNDLKQCLLDEQWLSTRNCDWFYDLYNFLRESVKGFGKDLKKLSIAPIQDGKRVSISQHQVYFPTGHGLVKKLGKRLSTANFPEIAFIDEQLSHRLVENKELLAWVRENLEITDFSFSAYVGNTLVPWLYEHVDQMNEKDLLASVQIIIEYWREIMEEARKVIGEKMPVLLDNGSVVRPDKLKGMELLVPRTLDKDKGWQLILKTEEDYGHEDVLSDKYLKMIEENREPLDEFLSVINAQRYPDFRQYSGSRYSYNDSPYSEYVSVIFDAFNEDYSEIPKLTSWMTPSFFLDVGQRKNKKNRIAFLYWLEGMLENRSEPLRHGKIDWFYYSGKSRKVDSGLYFYLTNIPWIRTSKGLKRPGEVFVRTRQINEMFGSRLAYLKDDISPELCELLGIKTEVTTETVLDYLRELSKQQEVDIKLIKQLYKYLDDYGDEYAEYFHKEALIYIPGSGKRWYISSEVIWDDASQVLGELYGWLSSVYEASGLRRFFLDKISISETVQNEDLARAWLQLPERNNLRSEEIEASLSKIYPRLLAEAKSLDDYPAWWKVFIDEVMLWTQDDEFVGKDKVYVPDDYYLRNLFSENLAFVWKPESLTHNNLRALYDELGVALLSEGVEASLENPGKTKELESPVLLTEHSKRLLCYMIYNDSQEKYQELINSGVLKELLKSVEAETDMLAIRYDVTDSLIHKTVSDHHAFWEPSRRLLYLRSGAEQEDLLDDTVEVIARALWGAAYKKYEDHLRTTLAITTEGRFKKLRDKKGWHLPTDVGKEVSRLISGSGQQEINEDSESPGEADQRPDTAIGEEGKSAGGNNGGGGSASATGHSGQTNRDAGGQKEAGHRQGQSGSRASSGGVSSAPRRTEANATGNNSGTQESWNRSRSRNTTDRINRQNQSRIPVYVYSRQGEDEASDSYSKERQAERDAIGDAAEKYVCIQEEKNGRKAMRMPPKHEGYDIESTDPKTGDIRFIEVKGIDGLWGDRGVGVSSPQYKMAREKKGSYWLYVVECARTERPQVHRINNPAGAITEYRFDSNWIALGVMAPTSSLSS; encoded by the coding sequence ATGGATAAAGTGATGGAAACAGCACAGCATGTCATTGCAAATATCCGTCATCAATACGGTATCAAGGATAATGGCACCCAGGCCGAGGATTTTGCCTTTATCTCTCGTGGCTACAAAAATGCCATTGAGCAATTATCCACCGGCCTTTATGAAAAAGAGGTCCATTTCATTCTGGAGCTCATTCAAAACGCAGAGGATAACGAGTACCAGAATAAACCACCCGATTTACGCTTTGTCGTGCTGGATGAAGATCCAACCCATACTCCTGACAGCGATGGTTGCCTGTGTGTGTTCAACAATGAGGCTGGGTTTGAGAAAAAACATGTAGAAAGCATCTGCCAGATTGGCGAATCGACCAAAGAAAAAATACAGGGATATATTGGTGAGAAGGGCATCGGTTTTAAGTCCGTTTTCATTGTGTCCGCCGCGCCCCATATTTATTCAAACGGTTTTTGTTTCCAGTTCAAGGAAAAAGATTCGGATATTGAGCTTTCCTATATTGTACCCTATTGGCTTGACAGCAGACCCAGCATCGTTAGAGAAGATAAGGCCAATACGGCCATACTGCTTCCCTTAAAGCCAGGTAAGAAGACGGATATTGTTACTGAACTTAAGCGGATTAAACCCGAAACCATTCTGTTTCTATCGAAGCTGGAGGGGTTGTCAGTTGATATAAGGAGTGAGGCAACGGCGATCGATCTTGTCCGGGACAAGACCCATGCACCCATCATTGACTTGCTGATACAGCAAAAAGACAAAGAAGCGGTAATTAACCGGTATTGGTTGCATACAGATACGGTTGTTGTGCCGGATGATATAAAAGAAGAAAAACGTAGGGATGTTATAGATCGAGAAATCACGGTTGCATTCCCTTTGGATAAGAACAGTCACACGGGAACTATTTATGCGTTTTTGCCAACCGAAGTGGACAGTGGCTTTCCGTTCCTGATCAACGCCGATTTTATTCTTACGGCGAACCGGGAATCCATTCAGTCTGGTCGTGCATGGAACATCTGGCTACGTGATGCGCTATCTGATCTTGTTGTTCAGGGATTAGAGGCGGTATCGAAGAGTCAGGAACATCGCAAATCCTTATACGGCTTTATTCCCCTCACAGACGAAGTTAAGTCTCTGAAAGAGTACTTCACGCCAGTTTGCAAGGAAGTAACAACTCGTCTTTCCACCATGGATATCGTTCTTGCAGATAACGGCAATTTGATTTCACCTTCTAAGTCACGACTGGCATCAAAGGAAGCTAGAAAGCTCTTTGGCGGTGATTCCAGATCGGTTGCCTTCAATGATTTCAATTTTGTTGATGTGGGGCTGGAGAAACATGCCAGGCGCTTAAAGTCGATTGGGGTCAAAAGCTTTAATACCAATGACCTTAAACAGTGCCTTTTAGATGAACAGTGGCTATCTACCAGAAATTGTGACTGGTTCTACGACCTCTATAATTTTCTGCGCGAATCAGTAAAGGGATTTGGAAAGGATTTAAAGAAACTATCAATTGCCCCGATTCAGGACGGCAAGCGAGTTTCAATCAGTCAGCATCAGGTCTATTTCCCGACAGGTCATGGGCTGGTCAAGAAGCTGGGTAAAAGGTTGTCCACTGCAAATTTTCCCGAAATTGCATTTATTGATGAGCAACTGTCCCATCGTCTGGTAGAAAACAAGGAGTTATTGGCGTGGGTCAGGGAAAATCTTGAGATAACTGATTTTTCATTCTCTGCGTATGTTGGGAATACGCTTGTGCCTTGGTTGTATGAGCATGTCGATCAGATGAATGAAAAGGATTTGCTGGCTTCAGTGCAGATCATTATTGAATATTGGCGAGAGATAATGGAAGAAGCCAGGAAGGTCATCGGTGAGAAGATGCCGGTATTGCTCGATAATGGATCGGTCGTTCGCCCAGATAAGCTGAAAGGCATGGAACTCCTTGTGCCCCGAACCCTCGACAAGGACAAGGGATGGCAATTAATTCTTAAAACAGAAGAAGACTACGGACATGAAGATGTCCTGTCAGACAAGTATCTCAAAATGATCGAGGAAAACCGGGAGCCGCTTGATGAATTCTTGTCTGTGATTAATGCGCAACGTTACCCCGACTTTAGGCAATACTCTGGTAGCAGGTATTCCTATAACGATAGTCCCTATAGTGAGTATGTGTCTGTGATATTTGATGCATTTAATGAGGACTATTCTGAAATTCCAAAATTAACAAGCTGGATGACTCCGTCATTCTTTCTTGATGTGGGGCAGCGAAAGAACAAGAAGAACCGTATTGCGTTTTTGTATTGGCTGGAGGGGATGCTGGAAAATCGATCAGAGCCCTTGAGGCATGGGAAAATTGACTGGTTCTACTACTCTGGAAAATCCCGCAAGGTAGATTCCGGCTTGTATTTCTATCTTACAAATATTCCATGGATTAGAACTAGCAAAGGCTTGAAAAGACCAGGCGAGGTTTTTGTAAGAACCAGACAAATCAATGAAATGTTCGGGAGCAGGCTCGCCTATCTCAAGGACGATATATCGCCTGAACTTTGTGAGCTTCTTGGGATAAAAACAGAAGTTACAACTGAAACTGTACTGGACTATTTGCGTGAGCTATCGAAGCAGCAAGAAGTCGATATCAAATTGATTAAGCAATTGTACAAGTACCTTGATGATTATGGAGATGAGTACGCTGAATATTTCCACAAGGAGGCATTGATATATATCCCTGGATCAGGGAAACGCTGGTATATCTCGAGCGAGGTTATCTGGGATGATGCGTCCCAGGTGCTGGGCGAACTGTATGGCTGGCTCTCCTCTGTTTACGAAGCAAGTGGCCTGAGACGGTTCTTTTTGGACAAAATCAGCATCAGTGAAACAGTACAGAATGAGGATTTGGCCAGAGCATGGTTACAGTTGCCAGAGCGAAATAATTTGAGGTCTGAAGAAATTGAGGCGTCATTAAGCAAGATTTACCCTCGTTTACTTGCAGAAGCTAAATCCTTGGATGACTATCCTGCATGGTGGAAAGTGTTTATAGATGAGGTCATGCTGTGGACGCAGGATGATGAGTTTGTCGGCAAAGACAAAGTTTATGTACCTGATGATTATTATCTCCGTAATCTGTTTAGTGAAAACCTTGCATTTGTCTGGAAACCAGAGAGCCTGACTCACAACAATCTGAGAGCCTTATACGACGAGCTTGGTGTTGCTCTGTTGTCTGAGGGTGTCGAAGCATCTTTAGAAAATCCTGGTAAAACTAAAGAACTTGAATCACCGGTTCTCTTAACGGAACATTCCAAACGGCTTCTTTGTTACATGATCTACAATGATTCCCAGGAAAAATATCAAGAACTCATAAATTCAGGTGTGCTGAAAGAATTACTAAAATCTGTAGAAGCTGAAACAGATATGCTTGCCATTCGATATGATGTTACTGATTCATTGATTCATAAAACGGTTAGTGATCATCATGCATTCTGGGAACCTTCCCGGCGTTTGCTTTATCTTCGTAGTGGTGCAGAACAAGAAGATCTGCTGGATGATACTGTTGAGGTTATAGCAAGGGCACTCTGGGGTGCGGCCTATAAAAAGTATGAAGATCATCTGAGAACCACTCTCGCAATTACAACAGAAGGCCGATTCAAAAAGTTAAGGGACAAGAAGGGATGGCATTTACCAACGGATGTTGGCAAGGAAGTCAGCAGGTTAATTAGTGGATCTGGCCAGCAAGAGATAAATGAGGATAGTGAGTCTCCGGGCGAGGCAGATCAGAGGCCGGATACCGCAATAGGTGAAGAAGGGAAATCAGCGGGTGGAAATAATGGCGGTGGCGGTTCGGCATCTGCAACAGGTCACTCTGGCCAGACGAATCGCGATGCTGGAGGGCAGAAGGAGGCCGGACATCGGCAAGGGCAGTCGGGGAGTCGAGCTAGTTCAGGAGGGGTGTCTAGTGCGCCTCGGCGAACTGAAGCGAATGCAACAGGTAACAATTCAGGTACACAAGAATCATGGAATAGATCTCGATCAAGAAATACCACAGATAGAATTAACCGGCAGAATCAGAGTCGAATTCCTGTTTATGTTTATTCTCGGCAGGGTGAGGATGAAGCATCTGATTCGTACTCCAAGGAAAGGCAGGCCGAGCGTGATGCTATTGGTGATGCAGCAGAAAAATATGTATGTATCCAGGAAGAGAAGAACGGTCGTAAGGCAATGCGAATGCCTCCAAAACATGAAGGTTATGACATTGAATCTACTGATCCAAAAACAGGCGATATCCGGTTTATTGAAGTTAAAGGCATTGATGGGTTGTGGGGTGATCGTGGTGTTGGGGTTAGTTCTCCACAATACAAAATGGCACGTGAAAAAAAAGGATCGTATTGGTTATATGTCGTTGAATGTGCACGAACCGAGAGACCTCAAGTACATCGTATTAACAATCCGGCGGGGGCTATAACGGAATATCGCTTTGACAGTAACTGGATAGCATTGGGAGTGATGGCACCAACTTCAAGTCTGTCCTCTTAA